DNA from Lentibacillus amyloliquefaciens:
AAGCAGGAAATACGGTGAAAGAAGAAGACACTGTCACATTGATCGTCAGTCAAGGGAAAGAAGCTGTCGCATTTGAGGATTATGTTGGTGATAATTATGATCAAGTGAGACGCATTTTAGAGAATAAAGGATTTGACAATATATCTGCCGAAGAAGAATATTCAAATGAGTATGAGGCGGGACAAATTATTTCTCAGGTTCACCCATCACCTGGGACAGAGGTCATTCCGGATGAAACAGAGGTTATTTTTGATGTCAGTTTAGGGTCTGCCCCGGTCAGTGTGAGCAATTTAACAGGGATGAGCGAACAGCAGGCAATAAATACACTGGAAAACCAAGGACTGAACGCTGCCATTAAAGAAGAAAATTCGGAAAACACATCTGAAGGCAATGTTATCCGCCAAGAACCAGAGTCAGGCACCGAGATGGAAGCAGGTGAAACAGTGGATGTCTACATTTCCACAGGCCCTGAAGAAAAGCCGCCTGTGAGTCATGAGGAAACATTTACCGTTTCCTATAACCCGAACCAGGAAGAAAATACTGAAGAGCCGGCAGAACAGACTGTTCAAATTTATATTGGCGATAACAATCGTTCGCTTTCAGAAGTTCATGAAGAATACACAATAACTGAAGACCGGGAATTTGCGATTACGTTGACGATAGCACCGGACAGCGTAGCGAATTACCGGGTTATGCGCGATGATGAAGTAATCATTGACAAATCGATACCATATGAAGAGGCGGCAGGTGACTAGATGACTGAAGGCAGAATTATAAAAGCATTGAGCGGATTTTATTACGTAAAATCAGGAGATAGCATTTACCAGTGCCGGGGGAGAGGTGTCTTCCGCAAGCAAAACATAACCCCGCTTGTTGGGGATTTTGTCGAATTTGACAGCCAGAATCCCGAAGAAGGCTATATACTTTCCATTAAAGAAAGGAAGAATAGGCTCGTTCGTCCGCCTGTTTCTAATATTGATCAGGCGATCATTGCCAGCTCTGCAGCCAAACCTGACTTCAATCCGTTATTGCTGGATCGTTTTCTGGTCATGATTGAATCGAAAAGAATCACACCGATTATTTTGATCACAAAAAAGGACCTGAAAGATGAAAGCGAATTGGAATCCATTGTTCATTACCAACGATTATACGAAGCAATCGGGTATTCGGTTAAATTAATATCTGCGTTGCAGTTTGAAGAATCAGGCGGATTAATACATGATCTCGCTAATCGGGTATCGGTTATCGCCGGACAGTCCGGTGTCGGGAAGTCATCCTTATTAAATGCTTTAAATACATCTCTAACATTAAAAACGGATGAGATTTCAACTAGTTTAGGCAGAGGAAAGCATACAACCAGACATGTTGAACTCGTTGAAATCGGAGGCGGCCTTGTTGCAGATACGCCAGGTTTCAGCACACTTGATTTTGACGATATTGCCCCTGATGAACTGGCTGAATGTTTCCCGGAAATAAGCGAACGGCAGGC
Protein-coding regions in this window:
- the rsgA gene encoding ribosome small subunit-dependent GTPase A — protein: MTEGRIIKALSGFYYVKSGDSIYQCRGRGVFRKQNITPLVGDFVEFDSQNPEEGYILSIKERKNRLVRPPVSNIDQAIIASSAAKPDFNPLLLDRFLVMIESKRITPIILITKKDLKDESELESIVHYQRLYEAIGYSVKLISALQFEESGGLIHDLANRVSVIAGQSGVGKSSLLNALNTSLTLKTDEISTSLGRGKHTTRHVELVEIGGGLVADTPGFSTLDFDDIAPDELAECFPEISERQAGCKFRGCFHNKEPKCAVKQAVEEGKIAQSRYNHYLRFLNEIYSRKPRY